A segment of the Campylobacter vulpis genome:
TTAAGGGCTGAATTTGAGGGTAGAATCCTAGCTTTTGCGAGTTTTTTTGTGGGAGAGGAATTTGCTTATTATCATCTTAGTGCAAATTGTAATGAAAAAAATGCAAATGCGGCTTTGCTTGATTTCTTCTTTGAATTTTGTGTGAAAAAGGGTGTGAAATTTGTGCTTTTGGGCGGAGGCGTGAAAGATGATGATAATTTATATTATTTTAAAAGTCGTTTTTCGACCCTTTGGACACATTTTAGTATAGGCGGACTTGTATTTGATACTCTTAATTATGAAAAATTATGCGAAGGAAAGCAAAATGCTTTCTTTTTAAAATACCGCTCTTGTGCGGGGGGGGGGGGGGGGGGTTGAGTTTTTTCTAGCTTTGCCGATTTAGCTTTAAATTTCAAAAAGGATTAAAATGCGATATTGTGATTACTGCGTTATGCCAGATACGCGTCCGGGGATTAAATTTAGCCTTGATGAAAAGGGTAAAAATATCTGTTCTGCTTGTATCAATCATCAAAATAAAGATAAAATCGACTATAAAGCACGCTTTAAAGAGCTTGAAGCCCTTTGTGATAAGCATCGTCGCCGTAATGGTAAATTTGAGTATGATTGTGCGATTGCTGTAAGTGGGGGGAAGGATAGTCATTTTCAAGTGCATATTATGAAAGAAAAATTAGGTATGAATCCTGTGCTTTTTAGTGTGGAGGATAATTTCACAATGACTGAAGCTGGGAAGAAAAACTTACGAAATATTAGCGAGGAATTTGGCTGTCATCTCATCACGCTTAAGCCTGACATTAAAACGCAAAAAAAAGTGATGTTAAAAACCTTTGAGAAATATGGCAAACCGACTTGGTTTTTAGATAGGCTCATTTATAGTTATCCTTTTGGTATGGCTTTGAAATTTAACACGCCCTTGCTTGTGTATGGGGAAAATGTGAGTTATGAATACGGCGGAGGGGACGCAGTGGAAACTCCTAGTGCTAAGGGCATTTTTCTAAACGGCGTAGCAAGTGATATAGACCTAAGTGAGTTTTTAGATGATGAGATAAAAGAGGAAAATTTACAGCTTTTCTTCGACCCTAGCAAGGACGATTTAGAGAAGCTTGAGCCTATATATTTGAGTTATTTTATAAAGTGGAATTCGTATCAAAATTATATTTTTGCGAAAAAGCGTGGTTTTTGCGATTTGCAAGGCGAGTGGGATAGAACGCACACGGCAGAAAATTTTGACCAAGTTGATAGCATAGCTTATATCGTGCATGCGTGGATGAAATATCCTAAATTTGGGCATGCTATGAGTAGTGATTATGCAGCGCGTTTTGTGAGGTATGGATTACTAAGCCGTGAGGAAGCGGTGCAAATCGTCAAAAAGAAAGACCATAATTTAGATAATCGTTGTGTGGAGGATTTTTGTAATTTTGTAGGCATTTCAAAAACAAAATTTTGGCAAATTATAGAAAAACATTACAATAAGGAGCTTTTTTATCAAAATGAATTTGGGGAATTTAAGCTTAAAAACGAGCTTAAATAGGCGTTTTGTTAGCATTGCGAGGGACGGCTTGGGCTTTAGCGTTTTTACTTCAAACGCGGTGCGTTTTCGTAACTCATCGCACAAGTGCGAACGCTATGCTTGAGAAGTTACTTTTAGGCGAAATCCCGTTAAAAAGTAAATTAGAAAGGAAAGAATAAACAATGCAAAATTCTTTATCAGCTTATACAAAAAAATATGATGATTTAAATTACGGACTTAGTTTTGCCGATGGGCATATTGTAAGATTTTATGAGAGAATTTTAAAATACAAGCTTGATTTTAAAGCGGGGAATATGCTTGATTTTGGTTGCGGAAATGGTGTGCATAGTGCCTTTTTTAAAAGCAAGGGCTATCAATGCTTTGGTGTGGATATAGTGCCAAGCTTAAAGCAAGCTTATGAAAAACTTGTTGGGGGGGGGGGGGGGTGTAAGATTATCCAGCCTAATGCCAGTCTCGTGGGACTTTTTGAGGAAAAGATGAATTTAATTTTAGCAAATCAAAGTCTTTATTATTTACCTAAAAACACTTTAGTGCAAAATATGGACGAGTTTTATGAAATGAGCGAAAAGGGGGCTGTATTTTTTGCGACGATGATGAGCGAGAAAAATTATTATTTCAAACACGCAGGAAAAGAGGACTCGCAAGGGCTTAGAAAGGTTGTTTTAGAGGGTAGGCTTAATGAGACAAGTTATATTCATTTTGTCAAAAATGCGACAGATTTGAAAGAGCTTTTTAAGCCTTTTAAATGCTTATATTTGGGAGAGTATGACCCGATTTATTTTTATGAATTTGAGGGTAGTGCGCATCATTTTATTTATGTAGGGGTTAAAGAGTGAAAAAAGTGCTTATCATCGCAGAAGCAGGGGTGAATCATAATGGAGATTTAAACTTAGCGAAAAAACTCATCGAACAAGCCGCAAAAGCAGGGGCTGATGTGGTGAAATTTCAAACCTTTAAAGCAAAGGATTGCGTCAGTGTGAGTGCGAAAAAGGCAAAATATCAGCTAGAAAGCACTACTAAGGAGGAAAGCCAACTTGAGATGATAAAAAAACTCGAGCTTTCTTACGAGTCGCATTTTGAGCTTATAGAGCATTGTAAAAAGCATCATATCGTTTTTTTATCCACGCCTTTTGATTTAAGAAGTGTGGAGTTTTTAAGAGAGCTTGATTTGCCTTATTTTAAAATTCCAAGTGGAGAAATTACGAATTTACCTTATCTAAAAGCGGTGGCAAAATGTAAAAAAAAGGTGTTTTTATCCACAGGTATGGCAAATTTGGGTGAGATTGAAGCTGCCCTTGAAATTTTACGCAAAAACGGCACGAAAAAGATCACGCTTTTACATTGTAATACCGAATATCCAACGCCTTTTGAAGATGTAAATTTAAACGCGATTAAAACTTTAAGAGAGGCTTTCAAACTTGAGGTGGGGTATTCAGACCATACTGAGGGTATCGTGGCGTCTTTGGGTGCGGTAGCTTTGGGTGCTGTGGTGATAGAAAAGCATTTTACCCTAGATAAGACGATGGAAGGACCTGACCATAGGGCGAGTTTGGAATTTGAAGAGTTAAAGGCACTGTGTAAGGGTGTAAGAGAGCTTGAAAAGGCTTTAGGAAGTGGCATAAAAAAAGCAAGTAAAAGCGAAGCGAAAAATAAAATCATCGCTAGAAAAAGCTTGGTGGCAAGATGTGCAATTCAAAAAGGTGAGAAATTTAGCATAGAGAATTTAACGACAAAACGCCCCGGAAACGGCATAAGTGCGATGCGTTATGAGGAGTATCTAGGAAAAAGGGCGTTAAAAACCTACAAAAAAGATGAGCTTATCAATGAATAGAAAAAAAATAGCCCTTGTGAGTGCGACTAGGGCGGAGTGGTATTTGCTATGGAATTTGGCAAAAGAGCTTGAGAAAGATGAGGAAATAGAGCTTTTGCTTTTGGTAACGGGGGCGCATTTGAGCGAGGGTTTTGGTAATACTTATCAAGAAATCGAAAAAGATTTTAACATCACGCGTAAAATTCCCATTTTAGAGGATAATGACGATAGATTAAGCCTTGCGAAAAGCTTGGCGGTGGCGGTGAGTGGTTTTGCGGAGGCTTTTGATGAATTAGAGCCTGATGCGGTGGTTATTTTAGGGGATAGATATGAAATGTTGGGTGTTGCAAGTGCGGCTTTGATGATGCATATCCCTATTATTCATCTTTGCGGTGGGGAGCTTACTTTAGGCGCGATGGACGACAGCATTAGGCATAGCATTTCTAAAATGGCTAGTCTTCATTTTGTAAGCACCAAAGCTTATAAAAAAAGGCTTATGCAGCTTGGAGAGGAGAAAAAAAGAATTTTTAATGTCGGCTCTTTAGCGGGGGAAAATGTCAAAAAATTAAAGCTTTTAAGCAAAAAAGAGCTTGAAAATAAGCTTGGTTTAAGCCTTAAAAATTTCTTACTCATCACTTATCACAGCGAAACGCTAAATTTGAAAAATACAAAAAAAGAAGTGCAAATTTTACTTGATTTTTTAGATACGCTTAAAGACATTACTCTAATTTTTACTAAGGCAAATGCCGATGAAAACGGACTTTTAATCAATCAAGCCCTAAAGAATTACTGCCTTAAAAACACGCATAAAGCAAAGCTTTTTGATAATCTTGGAGCGCTTAAGTATCTAAGTGCCTTAAAACACGCTAAAGCAGTGGTGGGAAATAGCTCAAGTGGGATTTGTGAAAGTGGCTTTTTTAAAACCCCTTGCATTAATATAGGCGATAGACAAAAAGGCAGGTTAAGAGGCTCTAACATCATAGATTGTGAGATGAAAGATTTAAAAAAGGCTTTTAAAAGGCTTGAAAGTGAGGAATTTAAAGAAAAAATGAAGCATTTTAAAAACCCTTTTGAAAGTAAAAAAAGTCCATCGATTTTTATAAAAGATGTGATTAAAAATACAAATTTAGCTACAATTTTACAAAAAGATTTTGTGGATAGAAAATGAATATTGAAAGTTTAAAACTAAGTGTAAATTCTAGCATAGAAAAAGCCCTTGAGATTATAGGAAAAGAGAGGGTTAGGCTTGGCGTAGTGGTAGGTAAAAAGGGGGAATTTTTAGGAATCATTTCGGATTCTAACATTAGAAAAGCTTTGATTAATGGCAAAACCTTAAAGAGCAATATTAAAGAAATTTATACCAAAAATCCCATTACCATAGCAGAAAATACAAGCAAACAAAAGCTTTTAGAATTAAGTGCTAAGACGGATATTTACGATTTTCCTGTTTTAAATAAAAAGGGAGAGGTCGTTTCTATCCGCTCTATTTCTTCACTTTTAAGCACGAAAAAACTCCCCTTTTATGTTATTTTAATGGCAGGAGGGCTTGGCTCACGCCTTAAAGAGCTGACCAAAGAAACGCCAAAACCTATGCTAAAGGTTGGTAAAAAGCCTATTTTAGAAAATATTATTCAAAGACTTCACGCACAAGGTTTTGAGAAATTCATTTTTTGCGTGAATTATAAAAGGCAAATTATTGAGGATTATTTCAAAAAGGGTGCAGAATTTGATGTAAGCATTTCTTATGTGAAAGAGCGTAAAAAGCTAGGAACGGCAGGGGCTTTAAGTCTCATAAAGCATAAAATGGAGCAAAGTTTTGTTGTGATGAATGCGGACATTTTAACAGAACTTGATTTTAACGAGCTTTTAAAAGCACATCAAAAAAGCGGAGCATTGATGAGCGTTTGTGTGAGAGAATTTCATCAGCAAGTGCCTTATGGGGTGATTAAGCAAAAAAATGGCTTTATCACACACATCGAGGAAAAGCCTATGCAAAGCTTTTTAGTTAGTGCGGGTATTTATGTGTGTGAGCCGCAAATTTTGGAGCTTTTAGCTAAAAATACCTACCTTGATATGCCAGAGCTTATAGAAAAAGTGATGCAAAAGGGTCGCGTGAATACCTTTTTGATAGAAGATTATTGGATTGATATAGGCAGACTTGAGGAATTTAAAAGGGCAAATGATGAAATCAAAGAATAAAGCCCTAATTATTGGTTTTGGAAGCATAGGCAAAAAGCATTTTTTAGCCCTTAAAACCCTTGGTTTTGAAGTGAGTGTCGTGTCAAAAAGTGCTAATGAAAGCTTATTTGAGGAATTTGGGGAATTTGCAATTTATCGTTCTTTAAAAGGACTTGATTTAAGTGTATTTGAGCTTTTTATCATCGCAAATATTACTACTAAGCATTACAAAACTCTTCAATTTTTAGATAAAAGGTTGAAAAATAAAAGCATTTTAGTGGAAAAACCGCTTTTTGAGAAAAATTACTCCTTTAAAGAAAGTGGGAAAAACCGCATTTTTGTGGCTTATTTGTTGCGTTTTCATAGTGTGGTGGAGAAATTAAGAGAGCTTTTAAAAGATGAAAAGCCTTATTTTGCGAGTTTGGAGTGCGATTCTTATCTGCCTAAGTGGCGAAGTGTGGATTATAGACAAAATTATAGTGCGAAAAAGAAGCTTGGTGGGGGCGTTTTGCTTGATTTATCTCACGAGCTTGACTTGGCTTTATTTTTATTTAAAGACTTAAGGCTTAAATTTTCTCAAAATGCCAAAATAAGTGAGCTTGAGATAAAAAGCGATGATTTTGCCTTTTTAGCCTTAGAAAAAGAGGGTTTAAAAGTGCATATCAGGCTGAATTATTTTTCTAAATTTGAAAAAAGACAAATCATTATCCATACGAAAAAACTAAGCTTAAG
Coding sequences within it:
- a CDS encoding N-acetyl sugar amidotransferase, coding for MRYCDYCVMPDTRPGIKFSLDEKGKNICSACINHQNKDKIDYKARFKELEALCDKHRRRNGKFEYDCAIAVSGGKDSHFQVHIMKEKLGMNPVLFSVEDNFTMTEAGKKNLRNISEEFGCHLITLKPDIKTQKKVMLKTFEKYGKPTWFLDRLIYSYPFGMALKFNTPLLVYGENVSYEYGGGDAVETPSAKGIFLNGVASDIDLSEFLDDEIKEENLQLFFDPSKDDLEKLEPIYLSYFIKWNSYQNYIFAKKRGFCDLQGEWDRTHTAENFDQVDSIAYIVHAWMKYPKFGHAMSSDYAARFVRYGLLSREEAVQIVKKKDHNLDNRCVEDFCNFVGISKTKFWQIIEKHYNKELFYQNEFGEFKLKNELK
- a CDS encoding methyltransferase domain-containing protein; its protein translation is MQNSLSAYTKKYDDLNYGLSFADGHIVRFYERILKYKLDFKAGNMLDFGCGNGVHSAFFKSKGYQCFGVDIVPSLKQAYEKLVGGGGGCKIIQPNASLVGLFEEKMNLILANQSLYYLPKNTLVQNMDEFYEMSEKGAVFFATMMSEKNYYFKHAGKEDSQGLRKVVLEGRLNETSYIHFVKNATDLKELFKPFKCLYLGEYDPIYFYEFEGSAHHFIYVGVKE
- the neuB gene encoding N-acetylneuraminate synthase; translation: MKKVLIIAEAGVNHNGDLNLAKKLIEQAAKAGADVVKFQTFKAKDCVSVSAKKAKYQLESTTKEESQLEMIKKLELSYESHFELIEHCKKHHIVFLSTPFDLRSVEFLRELDLPYFKIPSGEITNLPYLKAVAKCKKKVFLSTGMANLGEIEAALEILRKNGTKKITLLHCNTEYPTPFEDVNLNAIKTLREAFKLEVGYSDHTEGIVASLGAVALGAVVIEKHFTLDKTMEGPDHRASLEFEELKALCKGVRELEKALGSGIKKASKSEAKNKIIARKSLVARCAIQKGEKFSIENLTTKRPGNGISAMRYEEYLGKRALKTYKKDELINE
- the neuC gene encoding UDP-N-acetylglucosamine 2-epimerase, which gives rise to MNRKKIALVSATRAEWYLLWNLAKELEKDEEIELLLLVTGAHLSEGFGNTYQEIEKDFNITRKIPILEDNDDRLSLAKSLAVAVSGFAEAFDELEPDAVVILGDRYEMLGVASAALMMHIPIIHLCGGELTLGAMDDSIRHSISKMASLHFVSTKAYKKRLMQLGEEKKRIFNVGSLAGENVKKLKLLSKKELENKLGLSLKNFLLITYHSETLNLKNTKKEVQILLDFLDTLKDITLIFTKANADENGLLINQALKNYCLKNTHKAKLFDNLGALKYLSALKHAKAVVGNSSSGICESGFFKTPCINIGDRQKGRLRGSNIIDCEMKDLKKAFKRLESEEFKEKMKHFKNPFESKKSPSIFIKDVIKNTNLATILQKDFVDRK
- a CDS encoding nucleotidyltransferase family protein, whose product is MNIESLKLSVNSSIEKALEIIGKERVRLGVVVGKKGEFLGIISDSNIRKALINGKTLKSNIKEIYTKNPITIAENTSKQKLLELSAKTDIYDFPVLNKKGEVVSIRSISSLLSTKKLPFYVILMAGGLGSRLKELTKETPKPMLKVGKKPILENIIQRLHAQGFEKFIFCVNYKRQIIEDYFKKGAEFDVSISYVKERKKLGTAGALSLIKHKMEQSFVVMNADILTELDFNELLKAHQKSGALMSVCVREFHQQVPYGVIKQKNGFITHIEEKPMQSFLVSAGIYVCEPQILELLAKNTYLDMPELIEKVMQKGRVNTFLIEDYWIDIGRLEEFKRANDEIKE
- a CDS encoding Gfo/Idh/MocA family protein, with amino-acid sequence MMKSKNKALIIGFGSIGKKHFLALKTLGFEVSVVSKSANESLFEEFGEFAIYRSLKGLDLSVFELFIIANITTKHYKTLQFLDKRLKNKSILVEKPLFEKNYSFKESGKNRIFVAYLLRFHSVVEKLRELLKDEKPYFASLECDSYLPKWRSVDYRQNYSAKKKLGGGVLLDLSHELDLALFLFKDLRLKFSQNAKISELEIKSDDFAFLALEKEGLKVHIRLNYFSKFEKRQIIIHTKKLSLSVDLREAKISIFKENESEILNYQSDTISLLAKLQKAVLRNDKNLCTLKVAKRLLKLCDEVRK